Proteins encoded together in one Malaclemys terrapin pileata isolate rMalTer1 chromosome 16, rMalTer1.hap1, whole genome shotgun sequence window:
- the GSC2 gene encoding homeobox protein goosecoid-2 produces MSSEAPLDTELSRRSLKKQCSFTIENILSSPTERSPQVLVPFCLQGILDCEPKGLCGLEAIAAGSLQEEEEEEEELEAAGCSCCCCSHASTRSLQDSSNWLDTRFPWPMRLIHPTARACKNLRGSQNELQTFHQIQRRTRRHRTIFTEDQLQALEALFNQNQYPDVITREHLANRIHLKEERVEVWFKNRRAKWRHQKRASASALLLQGTKKPSEENC; encoded by the exons ATGTCTTCAGAAGCCCCATTGGACACAGAACTCAGCAGAAGAAGCCTCAAGAAGCAATGCTCGTTCACCATCGAGAACATTCTCTCCAGCCCAACAGAGAGAAGTCCCCAAGTTCTGGTGCCCTTCTGTCTCCAGGGGATCTTGGACTGTGAGCCCAAGGGGCTGTGTGGGCTGGAGGCCATcgctgctggctctctgcaggaggaggaggaggaagaagaagaactggaagctgctgggtgcagctgctgttgctgttCTCATGCAAGCACCCGTTCCCTGCAGGATTCTTCAAATTGGCTAG ACACCAGGTTCCCCTGGCCCATGAGGCTAATTCATCCCACTGCCAGGGCATGTAAGAATCTTCGTGGGAGCCAGAATGAGCTGCAGACCTTCCATCAGATCCAAAGGCGGACCCGCCGGCACCGGACCATCTTCACTGAAGATCAGCTACAGGCCCTGGAGGCCCTTTTCAACCAGAACCAGTACCCAGATGTCATCACCAGAGAGCATCTGGCCAACCGCATCCACTTGAAGGAGGAGAGAGTAGAG GTTTGGTTTAAAAATCGACGGGCCAAGTGGAGGCATCAGAAAAGAGCTTCTGCTTCGGCTCTGCTCCTTCAAGGCACCAAAAAACCCTCGGAGGAGAACTGCTAA